One Simkaniaceae bacterium DNA window includes the following coding sequences:
- a CDS encoding zinc ABC transporter substrate-binding protein — protein MRKLLLFVFCLSSLFFFIGCQKKETLKSSSVILVSVAPYYPIVSELAQGVATVEVVVPKDSNVHFYEPTPSDINKLANAAIWFGTGDVFEKKMLPALEARSPLNYVDLSKSVELIPSSDNLCHSHHHDGHSHDHSGYPDLHIWMSPVLMKEQVNAMLSYLILWKPEEAERFQENAAVVCKDLDELNHKIQTILAPYQGDAVLLSHPALGYFCQTYGLEQLSIECEGKTPSPRDMERLLKHLDHTQIRCAFSQPQFDNRALVKIANDLSIPTYSMDPYAIDYYKNLFTIASEIAQ, from the coding sequence ATGAGAAAACTGTTATTATTTGTTTTTTGCCTATCCTCTCTTTTTTTCTTTATAGGATGTCAAAAAAAAGAAACCCTAAAATCTTCTTCCGTTATTCTTGTCAGCGTTGCGCCTTATTACCCTATTGTCTCAGAACTCGCTCAAGGCGTTGCTACCGTTGAAGTCGTCGTTCCTAAAGATAGCAATGTTCATTTTTATGAACCGACTCCCTCTGATATTAATAAACTTGCCAATGCGGCCATTTGGTTTGGGACAGGCGATGTCTTCGAAAAGAAAATGTTGCCGGCGCTTGAAGCGCGAAGCCCACTTAATTATGTCGACTTATCAAAAAGCGTCGAGCTCATCCCCTCTTCCGACAACTTATGCCACTCCCATCATCACGACGGACATAGCCATGACCATTCGGGCTATCCCGACCTACATATTTGGATGAGTCCCGTTTTGATGAAAGAACAAGTCAATGCCATGCTATCTTATTTGATTCTTTGGAAACCCGAAGAGGCGGAGCGCTTCCAAGAAAATGCCGCGGTGGTTTGCAAAGACCTAGATGAACTCAATCATAAAATTCAGACGATCCTCGCCCCTTACCAAGGAGATGCAGTCCTTCTTTCACACCCTGCATTAGGTTATTTTTGTCAGACCTATGGACTAGAACAACTCTCTATCGAGTGCGAAGGGAAAACCCCGTCTCCTCGCGATATGGAGCGCCTCCTTAAACATCTCGATCATACACAAATCAGATGCGCCTTTAGCCAACCTCAATTCGATAATCGAGCTCTTGTAAAAATTGCAAACGACTTGTCCATCCCAACTTACTCAATGGATCCCTATGCTATTGATTATTACAAAAATCTTTTCACAATTGCGAGTGAGATAGCCCAGTGA
- a CDS encoding ATP-binding cassette domain-containing protein: MIDFKDVRFSYDRALILKDISFHINQGELIGIVGPNGGGKTTLLKLLMGRLTPSSGSISISGQSPFAFRTSIGYVPQVAHFDREFPLTTIDLVLMGCTQHLSAWGYFKEEAQKLAEEALNKVGLLEKKDELFGQLSGGQARRALIARALVSSPSLLLLDEPTANIDVEAESAICDLIVSLKKQMTILMVTHELPGIIPHVDRVLCIQNTLSILSPESVCKHTAIGIYHTPQKTNQERCDD; the protein is encoded by the coding sequence GTGATTGATTTTAAAGATGTCCGATTTTCCTATGATCGCGCATTGATTTTAAAGGATATTTCATTCCACATCAATCAAGGTGAATTGATTGGTATTGTGGGACCGAATGGCGGTGGAAAAACGACCCTTCTTAAACTGTTGATGGGACGGCTCACACCTTCTAGCGGCTCGATTTCAATCTCAGGACAGTCGCCCTTTGCATTCCGCACCTCGATCGGCTACGTGCCTCAAGTGGCGCATTTTGACAGAGAATTCCCTCTCACGACTATCGATCTCGTACTGATGGGATGTACTCAACACTTAAGCGCATGGGGTTATTTTAAGGAAGAAGCCCAAAAGCTCGCTGAGGAAGCGCTCAACAAGGTGGGACTGCTTGAAAAAAAAGATGAGCTATTCGGACAATTATCAGGTGGACAAGCGCGCCGCGCTCTCATTGCAAGAGCCTTGGTCAGCTCACCTTCACTTTTGCTTCTCGATGAACCGACGGCCAATATTGATGTCGAAGCGGAAAGTGCGATTTGCGATCTTATCGTAAGCCTGAAAAAACAAATGACGATTTTAATGGTGACACATGAGCTCCCGGGGATTATCCCTCATGTCGATCGCGTCCTATGTATTCAAAATACCCTATCGATTTTATCCCCGGAAAGTGTTTGTAAACACACAGCTATTGGAATTTATCACACGCCACAAAAGACAAACCAAGAGCGTTGTGATGATTGA
- a CDS encoding metal ABC transporter permease — MIEFFQNNIFLLMGLTAALFASFSSGIVGSYVVSKRIVFLAGGISHSVLGGMGLFLYLNRVFHLPWLNPYLGAFVFAIISAYLIGWIHLKHKQREDTVIAALWAFGMSIGVIFVSLTPGYSVEIIQFLFGNLLWTSSLDLLFLLLLNVVIGTLALLFHRKFLMICFDEDQAYLQGVSSSRLYFLLLSMIAVTVVALVQVIGAILIIAMLCLPAATANLFNKRLSKMIFSAIFFSLIFSILGTLFSYLFNWPPGATIALTSTVGYLLSVMIKR, encoded by the coding sequence ATGATTGAGTTTTTTCAAAATAATATCTTTTTATTGATGGGTCTTACCGCCGCTCTTTTTGCCTCTTTTTCATCAGGTATTGTCGGCTCATACGTCGTATCAAAGCGCATTGTCTTCCTTGCAGGGGGCATTTCCCATTCCGTTTTAGGTGGGATGGGCCTTTTCCTCTATCTTAACCGCGTTTTTCATCTTCCTTGGCTCAATCCCTACTTAGGAGCCTTTGTTTTTGCGATTATTTCTGCATATTTAATTGGCTGGATCCACCTCAAACACAAGCAACGAGAAGACACGGTCATTGCAGCCCTTTGGGCCTTTGGAATGTCTATTGGAGTTATTTTTGTCTCCCTCACTCCCGGATATAGTGTCGAAATCATCCAGTTTTTATTCGGCAATCTCCTTTGGACGAGCTCGCTTGACCTCCTTTTTCTTCTCCTATTGAATGTTGTCATTGGGACACTCGCCCTTCTTTTTCACCGCAAATTTCTCATGATCTGCTTTGATGAAGACCAAGCCTATCTCCAAGGCGTTTCCTCCTCCCGCCTCTACTTTCTCCTCCTTTCGATGATCGCCGTCACAGTCGTAGCGCTCGTCCAAGTGATCGGAGCCATCTTAATCATCGCGATGCTCTGCCTTCCGGCTGCAACTGCAAACCTGTTCAATAAACGCCTCTCGAAAATGATCTTCTCGGCGATTTTCTTTTCGCTTATTTTCAGTATTTTAGGCACCCTCTTCTCCTATCTTTTTAATTGGCCTCCCGGAGCAACAATTGCCCTTACCTCAACGGTAGGCTATCTCCTATCCGTTATGATCAAACGGTAA
- the rplU gene encoding 50S ribosomal protein L21, producing MYAIIRSGSKQYRVQEGDTIDVELLESQEGQTVEFDEILFYNNGSDIKVGTPHISGFTVEGEILDEVKGPKVIAFKYKMRKSSRKKVGHRQKYSRVKITKIKGA from the coding sequence ATGTACGCAATTATCAGAAGCGGCAGTAAACAATACCGCGTGCAGGAAGGCGATACAATCGATGTTGAATTACTTGAATCTCAAGAAGGACAGACTGTTGAATTCGATGAAATCCTATTCTATAACAACGGATCGGATATCAAAGTAGGAACGCCCCATATCAGTGGATTCACTGTTGAAGGTGAAATCTTAGATGAAGTGAAAGGTCCTAAAGTCATTGCCTTTAAATACAAAATGCGCAAAAGCAGTAGAAAAAAAGTGGGACACCGTCAAAAATATTCTAGAGTGAAAATTACAAAGATTAAGGGAGCGTAA
- the rpmA gene encoding 50S ribosomal protein L27 produces the protein MAHKKGQGSTRNGRDSESKRLGVKKTQGQYVKAGNILVRQRGTKWHPGKNVGMGTDFTLFSTVEGTVAFRKADKTVVSVIPLNA, from the coding sequence ATGGCTCATAAGAAAGGTCAAGGATCGACACGTAACGGTCGCGATTCAGAATCAAAACGCCTTGGTGTGAAAAAAACGCAAGGTCAATATGTTAAAGCGGGAAACATACTCGTTCGTCAACGCGGTACAAAATGGCATCCCGGTAAAAACGTAGGAATGGGAACTGATTTCACTCTGTTTTCAACAGTAGAAGGAACAGTTGCTTTCAGAAAAGCAGATAAAACTGTTGTTTCTGTCATTCCTCTTAATGCATAA
- the obgE gene encoding GTPase ObgE yields MFVDQVKLNLRAGKGGNGIIAWRREKFIPKGGPCGGDGGSGGCVIIEASHDIYALDKYRNTTHITAENGGQGGTNRCHGKNGKDRIILVPCGTLVIDSASGEILHDLTQDKQRVVICQGGKGGKGNDAFKTPTNRAPHICTNGRQGESIDIELELKMIADIGFVGMPNAGKSTLLSNITAHKVKIGDYPFTTLVPNLGFIQFPDFTRLTFADIPGLIQGAHLNKGLGFEFLKHIERTASLIFVLDASDPLCSPIEAFQILLKELNSYSTALMQKPFLVALNKCECEESQEQINEFTAKFPSFNTVIISAKEQLHLDQLVDKIQAITPKNVEVEAEPLLVY; encoded by the coding sequence ATGTTTGTCGACCAAGTCAAACTCAATTTAAGAGCAGGCAAAGGCGGCAATGGGATCATTGCCTGGCGCCGAGAAAAATTTATTCCTAAAGGTGGCCCTTGTGGGGGTGACGGTGGATCGGGCGGCTGCGTCATCATCGAAGCCTCTCATGACATCTATGCTCTTGATAAATACCGCAATACAACACACATCACTGCTGAAAACGGTGGACAAGGCGGCACTAACCGATGCCATGGTAAAAATGGCAAAGACCGCATTATCCTCGTCCCTTGTGGTACTCTTGTGATTGATTCCGCATCGGGTGAAATCCTTCACGATTTAACACAAGACAAACAACGCGTTGTCATCTGTCAAGGTGGAAAAGGCGGGAAAGGCAACGATGCCTTTAAGACTCCAACCAATCGCGCCCCTCATATTTGTACTAATGGCCGTCAAGGCGAATCCATTGATATCGAACTCGAACTTAAAATGATCGCCGATATCGGTTTTGTTGGCATGCCCAATGCCGGAAAATCAACCCTCCTCTCAAACATCACGGCTCATAAAGTCAAAATAGGCGACTATCCCTTCACCACGCTCGTCCCTAATTTGGGATTCATTCAATTCCCTGATTTCACGCGGCTTACCTTTGCCGATATCCCGGGACTCATCCAAGGCGCACACCTCAACAAAGGCCTCGGTTTTGAGTTTCTCAAACATATAGAACGAACCGCTTCCTTAATTTTTGTCCTCGATGCATCGGATCCCCTATGCTCACCTATTGAAGCCTTTCAAATCCTGCTTAAAGAACTCAACTCCTATTCGACAGCCCTAATGCAAAAGCCATTTCTAGTCGCACTAAATAAATGCGAATGCGAAGAATCTCAAGAACAAATCAATGAGTTCACGGCTAAATTTCCCTCATTCAACACGGTCATCATTTCTGCAAAAGAACAACTCCATCTCGATCAACTCGTCGATAAAATCCAAGCCATCACCCCTAAAAATGTTGAAGTTGAAGCTGAGCCCCTCCTCGTTTATTAA
- a CDS encoding MFS transporter, whose product MATKLEMRRSSLFPVYFIFFLDNFGFALVFAIFGPLLLDPSYGMVSAEASQGVRNFLIGLLYAVFPLAQLFGAPFIGDLADHFGRKKAFFVTLIGAVIGYVLSAIGILVHSYVLLVIGRLICGFVAGNLAICLASIADMCPTERLRGRHYGLIAMTAGISWIMAMVIGGYFSDHALYHLFNPALPFLVSALLAMIALWAVAALFKETRATRTKKFDVEIWRGFKNIATSFKIREVRWYYVIYFFWVVGWGMTIQWFSPFSIERFRVSELEVSWVLVGFGLAWSLGGSLFNWFLLKKLASSTVAKIGIAATFVLILLTSIAYYYTAFSWIYVISAVFAGIGMSNILNLISFSAPINMQGKVMGLSQSMMALGWIVGPLLGGLLSAEINIDWIYYVAALFLLIALVILLAHQNYKKAQKRNRRFDYID is encoded by the coding sequence ATGGCAACCAAGCTTGAAATGAGACGATCGTCTTTATTCCCCGTTTATTTTATCTTTTTTCTCGATAATTTTGGCTTTGCGCTTGTCTTTGCAATTTTTGGGCCGTTGCTTTTAGATCCTTCGTATGGGATGGTATCTGCTGAGGCTTCACAAGGTGTTCGCAATTTCTTAATTGGCCTTCTTTATGCTGTTTTCCCCTTGGCTCAGTTATTTGGGGCCCCGTTTATTGGGGATCTCGCGGATCATTTTGGAAGAAAAAAGGCTTTTTTTGTCACGTTGATTGGGGCTGTCATCGGTTATGTCTTATCGGCGATTGGGATTTTAGTGCATAGCTATGTGCTTCTCGTCATTGGGCGATTAATTTGCGGTTTTGTAGCGGGAAATTTAGCTATTTGTTTGGCTTCCATTGCAGATATGTGTCCAACGGAACGGTTGAGAGGGCGCCATTATGGACTCATTGCGATGACGGCCGGAATCAGCTGGATTATGGCAATGGTGATCGGTGGATATTTTTCCGATCACGCTCTATATCACTTATTTAATCCTGCACTGCCTTTTTTAGTTTCAGCGCTTCTCGCGATGATTGCACTTTGGGCTGTGGCGGCGTTATTTAAAGAGACCAGGGCGACAAGAACGAAAAAGTTTGATGTTGAAATATGGCGCGGATTTAAAAATATCGCCACCTCATTCAAGATTCGCGAGGTGCGTTGGTATTATGTGATTTATTTCTTTTGGGTGGTTGGATGGGGAATGACCATTCAATGGTTTTCGCCGTTTTCAATTGAACGATTTCGCGTATCGGAGTTGGAGGTTTCTTGGGTCTTAGTTGGATTTGGCCTGGCATGGTCGCTAGGTGGTTCATTATTTAATTGGTTTTTGCTGAAAAAGTTGGCGAGCTCTACTGTAGCAAAAATTGGAATTGCCGCTACTTTTGTTTTGATTCTCCTTACATCAATCGCCTATTACTATACCGCATTTAGTTGGATCTATGTGATTTCGGCCGTATTTGCCGGGATTGGAATGAGCAATATTCTTAATCTCATTTCATTCTCTGCCCCCATCAATATGCAGGGAAAAGTCATGGGACTTAGTCAATCAATGATGGCGCTCGGTTGGATTGTTGGTCCTCTTTTAGGGGGATTGCTCTCAGCAGAAATCAATATCGATTGGATCTATTATGTAGCGGCACTCTTTCTACTGATAGCGCTAGTGATTTTGCTTGCACATCAAAACTATAAAAAAGCACAAAAGCGCAATCGACGTTTTGACTACATCGATTAA